A single region of the Candidatus Omnitrophota bacterium genome encodes:
- the fusA gene encoding elongation factor G, with protein MKKKGNLEKIRNIGFIAHIDAGKTTTTERILYYTGKTYKLGEVHDGTTVTDWMDQERERGITITSAATYCQWKDHQINIIDTPGHIDFTVEVERSLKVLDGVAVIFCGVGGVEPQSETVWHQADRYHVPRIAFINKMDRVGVDFFGVLDDMRNKLQIAMAPVQIPIYKNDDFTGVVDLIQGKAVYNQGELGEEIVLADIPEEFKESSIKYRDKLIEKLAELDDEFMHKVINGEQIAPELIKSTIRKYVIINKFVPILCGSSLKNKGVQQLLDAVCEYLPSPIEAPQVRGLTVKSSEEQIIEPDSSGHFCGLCFKVFTDPFVGKLFYVRIYSGKITASSIIYNAIKDEKEKISKIIRMHANKQEAINEAMAGDIVCLTGLKNTTTGDTLCEIRHSVILEAIKFPEPVVSLAIEPKTKADQEKLFSGLQKLSAEDPSFKVSYNRETGQNIISGMGQLHLEIMVDRLIREFNVVAKIGKPQVAYKETITRKVEAVGKFIQQTGGRGQYGHVVIMLEPLDKGKGIIFETKIKSGVVPKEYIPSVKKGIEEATESGILGGYPVVDAKITLIDGSYHDVDSSELAFKVAGEIALKEALRKAHPVILEPVMDLEVIVSAEYSSQVIGDLNSRRAKISAIKEKKNLRMISADVPLSEVFNYADSLRSLTQGRASYTIEPSYYEKVPEEVLVKILGV; from the coding sequence ATGAAGAAGAAAGGAAATTTGGAAAAAATACGCAATATTGGGTTTATCGCCCATATTGATGCCGGGAAAACTACTACTACCGAGAGGATACTTTACTATACCGGAAAGACTTATAAGCTGGGTGAGGTTCACGATGGCACAACGGTTACCGATTGGATGGACCAGGAACGTGAACGAGGCATTACTATTACTAGTGCGGCTACTTATTGTCAGTGGAAAGACCATCAAATAAATATTATCGATACTCCTGGGCATATTGATTTTACTGTTGAGGTTGAAAGATCGCTAAAGGTTTTAGACGGAGTTGCTGTTATTTTTTGTGGAGTTGGTGGAGTTGAACCGCAGTCAGAGACTGTTTGGCATCAGGCTGATCGTTATCATGTGCCGCGAATTGCTTTTATTAATAAAATGGATAGGGTTGGTGTAGATTTTTTCGGCGTACTTGATGATATGCGTAATAAGCTTCAGATTGCTATGGCTCCGGTTCAAATACCGATTTATAAAAATGATGATTTTACCGGGGTGGTAGATTTAATTCAGGGCAAGGCTGTATACAATCAGGGGGAATTGGGCGAAGAGATAGTCTTAGCTGATATTCCTGAAGAATTTAAAGAGTCTTCGATTAAGTACAGAGATAAGCTTATCGAAAAGCTAGCTGAGCTCGATGATGAATTTATGCATAAAGTAATTAATGGTGAACAAATAGCTCCTGAGTTGATAAAAAGCACTATAAGAAAATATGTAATTATTAATAAATTTGTTCCGATTCTTTGTGGTTCGTCGCTAAAGAATAAGGGAGTTCAGCAACTTTTAGATGCGGTTTGTGAATACTTACCTTCACCGATTGAGGCACCTCAGGTTCGTGGCTTAACTGTTAAGTCTAGCGAGGAGCAAATTATTGAACCAGACAGTTCGGGTCATTTTTGTGGGTTGTGTTTTAAGGTTTTTACCGATCCTTTTGTTGGTAAGCTGTTTTATGTCAGGATTTATTCCGGAAAGATAACGGCTTCAAGCATTATTTACAATGCGATTAAAGATGAGAAAGAAAAAATTTCTAAAATTATTCGGATGCACGCTAATAAACAGGAAGCAATTAATGAGGCTATGGCCGGCGATATCGTTTGTCTAACCGGTTTAAAAAACACTACTACCGGAGATACTCTTTGTGAAATTAGACATTCAGTTATTTTAGAGGCAATAAAGTTTCCTGAGCCAGTAGTTTCTTTAGCAATAGAACCTAAGACTAAGGCTGATCAAGAGAAGCTTTTTTCAGGTTTACAGAAATTGTCAGCCGAAGATCCGTCGTTTAAGGTTAGTTATAACCGAGAAACTGGACAGAATATAATTTCCGGAATGGGCCAGTTGCACTTAGAGATTATGGTCGATAGGTTAATTCGCGAGTTTAATGTAGTGGCTAAGATCGGTAAACCGCAGGTTGCTTATAAAGAAACGATTACTCGCAAGGTTGAAGCTGTTGGTAAGTTTATCCAACAGACCGGAGGACGTGGACAATACGGTCATGTAGTTATAATGTTAGAGCCGTTAGACAAAGGTAAGGGTATTATTTTCGAAACTAAGATAAAGTCCGGCGTAGTTCCCAAGGAGTATATTCCCTCGGTTAAAAAAGGTATTGAGGAGGCAACTGAGAGTGGAATATTGGGAGGTTACCCGGTGGTTGATGCAAAAATAACTTTAATTGATGGTTCTTATCATGATGTTGATTCATCAGAATTAGCTTTTAAGGTAGCTGGCGAGATTGCTCTTAAAGAGGCTTTAAGAAAGGCGCACCCAGTAATTTTAGAACCGGTAATGGATTTAGAGGTGATAGTCTCCGCTGAATATTCTAGCCAGGTTATTGGAGACTTGAATTCACGTCGGGCGAAGATTTCGGCCATCAAAGAGAAAAAGAATCTAAGAATGATCAGCGCTGATGTGCCGCTCTCAGAAGTTTTTAATTATGCTGATTCACTTCGCAGCTTGACACAAGGCAGAGCCTCTTATACAATAGAGCCTTCGTATTACGAGAAAGTTCCCGAGGAAGTATTGGTAAAAATATTAGGAGTATGA
- the tuf gene encoding elongation factor Tu, which produces MGKEKFVRTKPHLNIGTIGHVDHGKTTLTAAITRVLSAKGNAKALKFEDIDKAPEEKERGVTINIAHVEYETENRHYAHIDCPGHADYIKNMITGAAQMDGAILVVAATDGPMPQTREHILLARQVNVPSLVVFINKVDAMEDQELVDLVEEEVRDLLTKYEFPGKDIPVVRGSALKALECGCGKADCTACKPIEDLMTAVDAHIPAPKRDIDKPFLMAVEDVFSISGRGTVVTGRIERGKVKVGEEVEMVGIHEEIKKTVVTGVEMFRKLLDEGQAGDNVGLLLRGVDKEGVERGMVMAKIGSITPHKKFMTKVYALKKEEGGRHTPFFAGYRPQFYFRTTDVTGTCKLPQGVEMVMPGDNVELEVTLIQPVAAEKELRFAIREGGRTVGAGVITEIVE; this is translated from the coding sequence ATGGGTAAGGAAAAATTTGTAAGGACCAAGCCCCATCTCAACATTGGTACCATTGGTCACGTTGATCATGGAAAGACTACTCTCACAGCTGCGATAACTAGGGTTTTGTCAGCTAAGGGAAATGCTAAGGCGCTTAAGTTTGAAGACATTGATAAGGCGCCGGAAGAGAAAGAGCGCGGTGTAACGATTAACATTGCTCACGTTGAGTATGAAACTGAAAATCGTCACTATGCTCATATCGACTGTCCGGGTCACGCTGACTATATTAAGAATATGATTACTGGTGCAGCGCAGATGGATGGTGCAATTCTTGTAGTTGCTGCCACTGATGGACCGATGCCTCAAACTAGAGAGCATATACTTTTAGCGCGTCAGGTTAACGTGCCATCGCTAGTTGTGTTTATCAACAAAGTTGACGCTATGGAAGATCAGGAATTAGTTGATTTGGTAGAAGAAGAAGTAAGAGATTTACTTACTAAATATGAATTTCCTGGTAAAGATATCCCAGTAGTTCGTGGTTCTGCCTTAAAGGCATTGGAATGTGGTTGCGGCAAGGCCGATTGCACAGCTTGCAAACCAATTGAGGATTTAATGACAGCAGTTGATGCACATATCCCAGCACCAAAGCGCGATATTGATAAACCGTTCCTTATGGCCGTTGAAGACGTTTTCTCGATTTCCGGTCGAGGAACAGTAGTTACCGGAAGAATTGAGCGTGGAAAGGTTAAAGTTGGTGAAGAAGTTGAAATGGTTGGAATCCATGAAGAAATAAAGAAAACAGTAGTTACCGGCGTTGAAATGTTCAGAAAACTTCTTGATGAAGGTCAAGCTGGCGATAACGTAGGTCTACTTCTAAGAGGAGTTGATAAAGAAGGTGTAGAGCGAGGAATGGTTATGGCTAAAATTGGCTCAATCACTCCACATAAAAAGTTTATGACTAAAGTTTATGCCTTGAAAAAAGAAGAAGGTGGTAGACATACACCATTTTTCGCAGGTTACAGACCACAGTTCTATTTCCGTACCACTGATGTGACTGGAACTTGTAAATTGCCACAAGGCGTAGAAATGGTTATGCCTGGTGATAATGTAGAGTTGGAAGTAACTTTGATTCAGCCAGTGGCCGCAGAGAAAGAATTAAGATTTGCTATTCGTGAAGGTGGAAGAACGGTGGGTGCAGGAGTAATCACCGAAATTGTAGAGTAA
- the rpsJ gene encoding 30S ribosomal protein S10, with translation MLKLRIKLKAFDHRILDQSAQDITEVALRTGAKVNGPIPIPTKKKIYTVNRSTNTDKKSREQFMLAIHKRIIDLDNPTAKTIDALRKLNLPAGVNVEIKQEV, from the coding sequence ATGCTTAAATTACGAATAAAGCTAAAGGCGTTCGATCATCGGATTCTAGATCAATCAGCACAGGACATTACCGAGGTGGCCTTGCGCACCGGAGCAAAGGTTAATGGACCGATACCTATCCCAACAAAGAAGAAAATTTACACTGTTAATCGTTCGACAAATACTGATAAAAAGTCGCGCGAACAATTTATGCTGGCGATTCATAAAAGGATTATTGACTTAGACAATCCAACCGCCAAGACCATAGATGCTCTACGAAAGTTAAACCTGCCTGCAGGGGTAAATGTAGAGATTAAGCAAGAAGTGTAA
- the rplC gene encoding 50S ribosomal protein L3, whose translation MIKEIYGKKIGMTQTFDTEGNLSAVTLLEVEPVCLLDEINYPTKNRVRIGCFKLNGKKASKVKKPVAGYFNKVGAEAYKLIREVAPQVGADFSFLSEKSENKQLNQESVVSVEPTEAKSEELPKESVESTESSEPQVQEVSQEAPKDKRQLGVDLFKEGDIVDVQAKTKGKGFSGGMKRWGWRGQPRTHGSTTHRRVGSVGASAYPSRIIKGIHMPGHLGNKFRTTKNLKVLKVDKDKNIIFVSGCVPGARGAVVRVRKIG comes from the coding sequence ATGATTAAAGAAATTTACGGTAAAAAAATTGGAATGACCCAAACTTTTGATACTGAAGGGAACTTGTCGGCAGTAACTCTTTTGGAAGTGGAGCCAGTTTGTCTTCTTGATGAGATAAACTACCCTACAAAAAACAGAGTTCGAATAGGTTGTTTTAAGCTGAATGGCAAGAAAGCATCTAAAGTAAAGAAGCCTGTAGCTGGCTATTTTAATAAAGTTGGAGCCGAAGCATATAAGTTGATAAGAGAAGTTGCTCCACAGGTTGGTGCTGATTTTTCTTTTCTTTCGGAGAAATCTGAAAATAAACAGCTTAATCAAGAGTCGGTAGTTAGCGTTGAACCTACTGAGGCTAAGTCAGAAGAATTGCCTAAGGAGTCGGTTGAATCAACAGAATCTAGCGAGCCTCAGGTTCAAGAAGTGTCTCAAGAAGCACCAAAAGATAAACGTCAGCTTGGGGTTGATTTATTCAAAGAGGGCGATATCGTTGATGTGCAGGCAAAAACTAAAGGAAAGGGGTTTTCCGGAGGAATGAAGCGCTGGGGATGGCGTGGCCAGCCACGAACTCACGGTTCAACTACGCATAGACGTGTTGGTTCGGTTGGAGCTTCAGCTTACCCTTCGCGAATAATAAAAGGTATACATATGCCTGGACACTTAGGTAATAAATTTAGGACAACAAAGAACCTAAAGGTTCTTAAAGTAGATAAGGATAAGAATATTATTTTTGTTTCTGGTTGTGTCCCTGGGGCTAGAGGCGCAGTAGTTCGTGTAAGGAAAATAGGATAA
- the rplD gene encoding 50S ribosomal protein L4 — MSAKATPKPRKKSLKSAKKTVSKETRELNLAVLNTQGKKVEEVDIDATVFDGIINMSLMHQAVVIYLSNQRKGLACTKTRGDVRGGGKKPWRQKGTGRARFGSSRNPVWRGGGVAFGPKPHSYYKDLPKKMKTLAFKSALNAKLRDKELILLDELKLESHKAKKFAGIVGKLKLDKEKVCFVVKNLENNLKLATRNIEKVEIASAASVHTIEILDCSKLVLTKSALRTIEERIKKCLA; from the coding sequence ATGAGTGCTAAAGCAACTCCTAAACCAAGAAAGAAGTCATTGAAGTCAGCTAAAAAGACTGTATCTAAGGAGACTAGAGAGTTAAATTTAGCAGTTTTAAATACTCAAGGTAAAAAGGTTGAGGAAGTCGATATTGATGCCACAGTTTTTGACGGCATTATTAATATGTCATTAATGCATCAAGCTGTAGTAATTTACTTGTCTAATCAAAGGAAAGGATTAGCGTGCACAAAAACTCGGGGCGATGTAAGAGGCGGTGGTAAAAAACCTTGGCGCCAAAAAGGAACTGGCCGGGCAAGGTTCGGTTCAAGTCGTAACCCAGTTTGGCGGGGCGGTGGAGTAGCCTTCGGACCAAAGCCACATTCGTATTATAAAGATTTACCTAAAAAAATGAAGACTTTAGCTTTTAAAAGTGCGCTCAATGCTAAATTAAGAGACAAAGAGTTAATATTGTTGGATGAGTTAAAACTCGAATCGCATAAGGCAAAAAAGTTTGCTGGGATAGTTGGTAAGCTTAAGCTAGACAAGGAAAAGGTATGTTTTGTAGTGAAAAATTTAGAGAATAATTTAAAGCTGGCAACTCGTAATATCGAAAAGGTTGAAATTGCTTCAGCTGCTAGTGTTCATACAATAGAAATTCTTGATTGTAGCAAGCTTGTTTTAACTAAGAGCGCCTTACGAACAATTGAAGAGAGGATTAAGAAATGCCTGGCTTAA
- the rplW gene encoding 50S ribosomal protein L23, whose protein sequence is MPGLKGSYSVIKSPLITEKSSREVALRKYCFWVDKNANKIEIKRAVELVYKVKVEKVTSMIVKGKTKKVRHNQPGKTSSWKKAIVTLSQGSEIKLT, encoded by the coding sequence ATGCCTGGCTTAAAGGGAAGTTACTCAGTCATTAAGTCGCCGTTAATTACGGAAAAATCAAGCCGTGAGGTAGCCCTTAGGAAATATTGTTTTTGGGTTGATAAGAATGCCAACAAAATAGAGATAAAAAGAGCGGTAGAGCTAGTTTACAAAGTAAAGGTTGAAAAGGTCACATCAATGATAGTTAAGGGAAAAACGAAGAAGGTTAGGCATAATCAGCCAGGTAAGACTTCTTCTTGGAAAAAAGCTATAGTTACCTTGAGCCAAGGTTCGGAAATAAAGTTAACTTAA
- the rplB gene encoding 50S ribosomal protein L2, producing the protein MGVKKFRPVTPSLRFKAISNFSEITRSSSEKSLTVSLKKTGGRNNRGRITSRRRGGGSKRKYRLIDYKRNKFNDFGEVISIEYDPNRSARIALIEYSDKERRYIIWPDKLKVGDKIMSSLDAQVDIKPGNSMKLIHIPMGTLLHNLELTPGKGGVLVRSAGNWAQLMAKEKGMSQLRMPSGEIRFLKSECRATVGQVGLIEHSSFVHGKAGRVRWLGRRPKVRGVAMNPVDHPHGGGEGKAGQGNPHPVTPWGKPTKGYKTRNKRKSSNKYIVKRRVNKRVK; encoded by the coding sequence ATGGGAGTAAAAAAGTTTAGACCAGTAACCCCTTCTTTAAGATTTAAGGCTATTTCTAATTTTTCAGAAATAACCCGTAGTTCTTCGGAGAAGTCTCTAACTGTCAGTCTTAAAAAGACTGGCGGTCGTAACAATCGTGGGAGAATAACCTCTCGGCGGCGCGGTGGTGGCAGTAAGCGGAAATATCGACTGATTGACTATAAGCGTAATAAATTTAATGATTTCGGAGAAGTGATAAGTATTGAATATGATCCTAACCGTAGTGCCCGCATAGCTTTAATTGAATATTCTGACAAAGAACGTCGTTATATTATTTGGCCGGATAAACTAAAAGTTGGTGATAAAATTATGAGCTCTTTAGACGCCCAGGTAGACATTAAACCGGGCAATAGCATGAAATTAATTCATATTCCTATGGGGACCTTATTACATAATTTAGAGTTAACACCGGGTAAAGGTGGAGTATTAGTAAGAAGTGCCGGTAACTGGGCTCAGCTTATGGCTAAAGAGAAGGGGATGTCGCAGTTACGTATGCCTTCAGGAGAAATACGTTTTTTAAAAAGTGAATGTCGGGCTACAGTTGGCCAGGTTGGGTTAATTGAGCATTCTTCTTTCGTCCACGGAAAGGCTGGAAGAGTGCGCTGGCTGGGTCGACGTCCTAAAGTGCGTGGTGTAGCGATGAACCCAGTAGATCATCCACATGGAGGTGGAGAAGGAAAAGCTGGTCAAGGAAACCCGCATCCGGTTACTCCTTGGGGTAAACCGACTAAGGGCTATAAAACCAGGAACAAACGTAAATCAAGCAATAAGTATATTGTAAAACGTAGAGTAAATAAGAGGGTTAAATAA
- the rpsS gene encoding 30S ribosomal protein S19, translating to MSRSLKKGPYIEPKLLKKAHNVKKSGDRKAIKTWSRSSMIVPEFVGLTFAVHDGRKHVPVFVTESMVGHRLGEFAPTRTFRSHGGIKAKKAIQKK from the coding sequence ATGAGTCGTTCATTAAAAAAAGGTCCTTACATTGAGCCAAAATTATTAAAAAAGGCGCATAACGTAAAGAAGTCTGGCGATCGAAAAGCGATAAAGACTTGGTCGCGCAGCTCAATGATTGTTCCGGAATTTGTCGGACTAACTTTTGCTGTTCATGATGGTCGAAAACATGTTCCGGTTTTCGTTACCGAGTCAATGGTTGGCCATCGTTTGGGTGAGTTTGCTCCTACCAGGACTTTTCGTTCTCATGGTGGGATAAAGGCTAAGAAGGCAATACAAAAGAAGTAA
- the rplV gene encoding 50S ribosomal protein L22: MIARAEAKYIRISPTKVRPVSVLFKGKNAKLALAQLELINKKAAFHLKKVLHSAVANAKNKGYAEDQLFISKVIANSGPALKRYRAASFGRATLIRKRTSHILVELDSLEKLINKVATKTKAKAKAKPKTKVKKRVK, from the coding sequence ATGATAGCTAGAGCAGAAGCAAAGTATATACGTATTTCACCGACCAAAGTAAGACCGGTTAGCGTTCTTTTTAAAGGGAAGAATGCAAAGCTTGCTTTAGCCCAGCTTGAGCTGATCAATAAAAAGGCTGCTTTTCATCTAAAGAAAGTTTTGCATTCGGCAGTAGCTAATGCAAAAAATAAAGGTTATGCCGAAGATCAACTGTTTATATCAAAGGTTATTGCTAACTCTGGTCCGGCCTTAAAGCGTTATCGTGCGGCTTCATTCGGCAGAGCAACTTTAATTCGAAAACGCACATCGCATATTTTAGTTGAACTTGACAGTTTGGAAAAATTGATTAATAAAGTTGCGACCAAAACCAAAGCTAAGGCTAAGGCGAAGCCAAAAACAAAAGTAAAGAAAAGGGTAAAATAA